The Trichocoleus sp. sequence GCACAATAATTGAGCCATTGCGGGTTTGGTTGAGCACCCGTTGCGTCGCAGTTTGGACTCCGGGTCGTACCCAATCTTCTGGGACAACAGTCCACATGACTGGACGATAGTGCCATTCTTGTAAGCGTTGCAAAACGGACGGAGTGAAAAATCCGTAAGGCGGACGAACATCAGATATTTGGCAAATTTGCTGCGGCTCAAGCTGACAGGCTTGAAGGATTGCCTGCTGTGTTCGCTCCAAATCTTGCTGTAATTCTGCTGGCGCTAATTGAGGAAAGGGCGTATGGCGATATCCATGAATGCCAACCCAATGTCCCTGCTGCCAAACTGCTCTGGCAATTTCCGGAAACCGTTCAACTAAAATGCCAAGCCAAAAAAAGCTGGCTTTAATTTGATAACGATCGAGGACTTCCAAAACCTGAAGTGTATGTTCGGGGTGAGGACCATCATCAAAGGTGAGAGCGATCGTGGAAGAACCTGGTTGTCCCTGCCACAAACAGTCAGGAAAAAACGGGTGGACGACGCGATGAATGAGGGGATAGAGTGGCGCAAACTGCATTGGTTCAAACACTCAATATATGGATAGCATCTTAGCGAAGAAGCTACCCCCGTTGTTAACAGCAAGCCTGGCGAACCCAAGCAGACTGGACCAGTGAGTTCAGCACTTCTCCACTCAAGGGCTTAACCAAAAATCCATCGACGCCTGGGTTATCTTCCTGATGCAACCAGCTCGGAGCATGGAAATCAGTCAGAGCCACGATCGTTGTGCTACTACAGTCAGCAACATGGCGAAAGCGGCTGATAGAACTCTTTGACCAATGATGCTGATTCCCTGTCAGAATGACTAAGCAAGGCGGCAGTTGACGCACTCTGCTTACTGCTTGATCAGTCGAGCAAACAACTTCAACAGGGCATCGTAATTGTTCCAACAAACATCTCAACCTTTGCAGGTCATCAGATCCTTGATTAATAACAAGAACGTAACTCTTCGATGACTTCATATTGAGCACGATACGCTATTCGACAATATAGCTTGCTCATGTAAGTTGAACTTTGAGCTAATAACGCCTTAAAGCCATGACAGATACAGATTTTTGATAATAATTTGCAACTAGAAACTTCAGTTTTTCTTAGCTTTCTGAAGTAACTAATTATCAATACTTTTGTAATGTGATTTGTGATGTTTCTTTAGATGAACAAGCAACTGTAATACTCAGCCAAAGTATATATTTCTTTTTACGATCGCAGTATGTTATAGCACTCAGATTGTGTTGAAGTTTTGCTTTGTTGTCACAATTAGTAATGACAGTTCCAAACCGTTGTAAAGCTTTTTGCTGCCAAGGTATTTTATTAATTTAACGTTCCTCTTTACCCAGCGAGAGGCTCTTTTACCTCTCTCATAGAATTGGTGGTTTCATCCAGACCAGGCAAGATGCCCATTTTACAGATCACGTCGCTCTTTATAATTTCGTGGTCGTAAAAAAGCCTCCCAAACCAGATGAGAGGCAACTGTTGCTCATGATGTTGAATCAGACGCTGTCAGTCTGAAGATCAGTAACGCTTACTAGTACTACAGTTGTAGATTCATCGCCGTT is a genomic window containing:
- a CDS encoding polysaccharide deacetylase family protein, which produces MQFAPLYPLIHRVVHPFFPDCLWQGQPGSSTIALTFDDGPHPEHTLQVLEVLDRYQIKASFFWLGILVERFPEIARAVWQQGHWVGIHGYRHTPFPQLAPAELQQDLERTQQAILQACQLEPQQICQISDVRPPYGFFTPSVLQRLQEWHYRPVMWTVVPEDWVRPGVQTATQRVLNQTRNGSIIVLHDGYSGGEDAAETAMLLIPQLLEKGYQFATVDQLWQQRSRAQMVLQN